The Asterias rubens chromosome 1, eAstRub1.3, whole genome shotgun sequence genome segment TCAAGACAATCTCAAGCTCATTCAAGCATTCTGCGACTGAAGATGAGAGAAAGCAAACAACACTTGCATTATCTTCCTGAAGGATGGAGGCCTCCTCCAGGTGGATACAGAAGGCAGGGAGGTCATTGTAGAAATCAGGTTATCTACAGACATTTTGCAAGTGATCATTCCGGTCATGGGGACGACAAATCCTCCTCAAGTGAAGACAAAGAGTTTTCACATGGTAAGATGAGCTACATTGAGGCAAGGAAGAGAGGGGTCATTCAAGGGAGGCGGAGCTTGTTGCCAATGGAACGGGTAGGGGGAATGCTGGAGACGGATTTAGACGGTGAAGAGGTACCATGTCAACCGCCATCCAAGATAGTGCATGATGTAGAAGACGAGATGTCTGCTAACATGACTAGCGATTCACACAGCAGCACTCCACTGACTGATCGCAGCGTTGGGTCCACAGCTGCAGGTAACGGCGGCAGCGCAGCGATGCAGCAGCTAGCAACGTATCACAACAGTCCACTAATGATTGATGGGGAGATGGTCATCGCGTTGAGGGAAAACTTCAAGAGACATGAGTTTCTTTGTAGGTTTGTGTTAACTTGGTTGTTTTTATAGTTAGATACGTCTGCACTTAACCCTCCCACTCTTGGCACCATTTACCAGTGAGTTGACCAGCCATTTAAAACCATACAACTGCATAGATCCCCATTGTAGAAATGCATCCACCACATTATACTGCAGGCTGGCCTTTACATACACCAATGTTGCGCATAGAGTCTATCCAACGCATGAGTCATAGTGATCTAGACTTATTGTTTCGAACAGTATGTAATGTTCTATTGTACTGttacttcatcatcatcatcatcatcttcctatactgtgcagaaacctcctctggagtatactcgcacaTTGTTTGAGAGGTGCAAACTAGCAGGTGCAGACAAAAACTCAAGGAATAAAAAGATACGCATACTGTACTTGAATGGTCTTACAGTAATATACGTGGTTCTACACAGCACACCCAATGGTGCTTTACATCATAATTATCTATGTGCATCAGGCATACTCCAACTGTTCTTCAAACTGTCTCAGATCACTGGGAACATACAAACCCAAGCTGCTTAAGTGCTTACTAATTCAACACAATACTGTCTCAGCCCTCTCACATTAAAATAGATAAACCTGGgcaaagagaagcaattttggTTTAGGTTGAGCTTCAGGAAATTTGTGTCATGACCGAAAGTCTTACCCCCACTCAGATAATTCAGCCAACCCAAGTTGAGTCCAATGCATTAGACCATGACACACCACTGTAACAGTTCAGCcataaaacatttataaagttGTTAGCACTTATTCATTTACACAGGATGTTCAGACTGGACGCCCAGAACAGATTCCGTTGCAAGTATGGTGTTATCCTCCATGCTGACATCGTCGGCCATCAAGCAGGGAGAACTTTCAGTACTGACTTGGACATTGATATCATGATCAGGAGACCCACCCTGGAGGAGTTTGTTCTGTACATGAGGCGTACCCCCGTTATATCTTACCCAAAGGTACAAGAATAATAATACTAGGTTCTTATGTAGCCCTTTATCACATCCCAAAGCTGCTTGGAACAGGAATTAcatagagataacaggtgtgagttgctagaagaaaattatgttttaaattattgcctctttctttaatggagcttttcCATCACACAACTCTACTCACAATTGGCCCTGGACGTGAATCAAGGTAAAGGAATAACATAGAGaaaacaggtgtgagttgctaGAAGAAAGAGATGTTTTGACCTCTTTGAGTTGTCACGTTTTGAGTTTTAGTAGTTTGATCACCATTTCAGAGACAGCCCAATGACACAAACCTAAAACAGATTGTATAAACTTTGTCTTTTGAAGGATTGTTGCACTATGTTGATGATGATTGATGCAAGTCCAGGTGATGTCATATTAGAAGCAGGAACAGGGTCAGGTGCCATGACGCTATTTCTCTCAAGAGCAGGTATGTCTAGAAGAATTACCCGGCCAAAATGCGTGGGCCACACAACGTTACATAAGACCATTCCATGTCCACTTCCCCCTGACAAGAAACAATCTCTCTCTCGTCccctgctcaatgttgactgtaacgcagAAGACCGTGCgatcagaaccaacattgaaagggggcaggggggcccaaccaGATATGGCCCGGATTGTAGGTCATTAACACTCATACCGTGTGACCATTCAAAAGTATCCTCTACATAGCGTTGAGTGATATATATATTTCCGGATGCAATATGGTACTATGTGGTGAATGTttcacacagtacacagtcaaccctcctactgtcggaccattcaatatcatccactgtagcTTTAAATGACAGATAAACTTTTGTATCTCGCAAGGGGCACTAGGTGGATTGGTTCGTTTTCAATCTCTACCTAACTCAGTGGTGTCTCGGGAGCCTTCTTCCgaaatctaaaactgaaacttacttcttcttttttctatCCTAAATAATTGGATTTGTTAATGTACAATACAGTTGGTGAACGAGGCTGTGTTCATTCGTTTGAAGCAAGGGAAGTGCACCAGAAGAGAGCTATGAAGAATATAAACCAGTGGAGGTCATCTTGGAATGTCTGTCATCCTGAGCATCATTGGCCGCAAAATGTCTCCTTTCACTTGGGTAAGAAGTCAGTTTAAAGTACAATTTGGTAactgttattcataaatacccaaggCAGTTTCGCAAGCTC includes the following:
- the LOC117303067 gene encoding tRNA (adenine(58)-N(1))-methyltransferase, mitochondrial-like, with product MDHQNLMRLSLSSARFLYYRIPITNQPINKVRISHQVLQRAMSSYSDQPPMLSSRQSQAHSSILRLKMRESKQHLHYLPEGWRPPPGGYRRQGGHCRNQVIYRHFASDHSGHGDDKSSSSEDKEFSHGKMSYIEARKRGVIQGRRSLLPMERVGGMLETDLDGEEVPCQPPSKIVHDVEDEMSANMTSDSHSSTPLTDRSVGSTAAGNGGSAAMQQLATYHNSPLMIDGEMVIALRENFKRHEFLCRMFRLDAQNRFRCKYGVILHADIVGHQAGRTFSTDLDIDIMIRRPTLEEFVLYMRRTPVISYPKDCCTMLMMIDASPGDVILEAGTGSGAMTLFLSRAVGERGCVHSFEAREVHQKRAMKNINQWRSSWNVCHPEHHWPQNVSFHLGKLESRCKDLGPSLLVDGAVIDMERPCAAIPTLAERLKPGKSAVIYVANITQIIDIAEFLRVNEYPLTMERVLDVTHKAWVVNQARRHSGTSLSDPRLTVDPNSSDQSDGEDDGYNPLRQKTQYIEDDVPKYIARPHNNQFGHTAFLVSLRKIESSTSTYKM